A region of the Gemmatimonadota bacterium genome:
GCGAGAGGCATACGTTCATGGCTATGCGGGTCAACCAGGTTGAGAATGCCGCGTCACCGCGAAAGCGATTGAGTCCCTGGTATGCTTTTATAAATGCGATTTGAACCAGGTCTTCGATGTCGTCCTTGTTTTTTGTGTGGCTGGCTACGATTGCATAAATTCGGGCTACGTTTGCTTTGTACAGTTTGCCAAATGCGATCCCGTCACCCATCCGCGCTTTGAGTACCATTGTCTGTTCTTCGTTCGGTGCCATTATACTCCTCTTGTGTCGTGAGGTCATGTTGTTTTTTTGATCATCTACTGTGTTCTGCACCGATGGGTGTCTGGGGTGGTCCCCGGAGGGCAACAAAAAACCCGACATCGAATTTAGCTTGATGTCGGGCACGTAGGGTATAGGCACCAAAAACCCCACTCAGGGGTTGGCAAAATTTTAGCCTCCAGGGCATAATCGCCGCCTCCTGGAGGGATAATGGCAGTGTGAATAGACCATTTGATTTTACCTAAAGATATGTAATTTCAGGTAGTTATCTCCTATAAACAGAGGGCTTTTGTTTTTTGGATTGGAAAATATAGCCCGTTCTGTTTTTTTGTGCAAGAAAAAATCTGTACCATACAAAAAAAT
Encoded here:
- a CDS encoding RNA polymerase sigma factor, whose product is MPIPYVPDIKLNSMSGFLLPSGDHPRHPSVQNTVDDQKNNMTSRHKRSIMAPNEEQTMVLKARMGDGIAFGKLYKANVARIYAIVASHTKNKDDIEDLVQIAFIKAYQGLNRFRGDAAFSTWLTRIAMNVCLSHCETQSVRRKWATYFHTPEGMQKIAPSCTQDPETTLHARECQHLVRRSIQTLPQQYREAMRLRYIEDYSYAEIEKAMQVPIGTVKTWLYRGRVLLRKTIEENESTNPTQPPNGRAQGHRPYIDELA